A single region of the Nocardioides ochotonae genome encodes:
- a CDS encoding class I SAM-dependent methyltransferase: MQRHQLLARLHELLQPRTYFEIGVRKGRSLTLSRVPSVGVDPFFLLTHELHCDVHLVRTTSDEFFARRRPFAHFPEEVVDLAFIDGMHLAEFALRDLINTERHCHPASVIVIDDMLPRSVVEAGRGRVGSADGGAWAGDVFKIVDVLREHRPDLVVVELDTKPTGTVVVLLPDPTDTSLAAAYEDVVGDLVVPDPQEVPERVLTRAGAMDPADFLAAPIWPQLRAARRHGTDEARRRVREAYAAAGLLTNTAAVAR, translated from the coding sequence GTGCAGCGACACCAGCTCCTCGCCCGGCTCCACGAGCTCCTGCAGCCCCGCACGTACTTCGAGATCGGGGTCCGCAAGGGGCGCAGCCTCACCCTCTCGCGGGTCCCGAGCGTCGGGGTCGACCCGTTCTTCCTGCTCACCCACGAGCTGCACTGCGACGTCCACCTCGTGCGCACGACGAGCGATGAGTTCTTCGCCCGCCGCCGCCCGTTCGCGCACTTCCCCGAGGAGGTCGTCGACCTGGCCTTCATCGACGGCATGCACCTGGCGGAGTTCGCGCTGCGCGACCTGATCAACACCGAGCGCCACTGCCACCCCGCCAGCGTGATCGTCATCGACGACATGCTGCCGCGCAGCGTGGTCGAGGCCGGCCGTGGCCGGGTCGGCAGCGCCGACGGTGGCGCCTGGGCCGGGGACGTCTTCAAGATCGTCGACGTGCTCCGCGAGCACCGCCCGGACCTCGTGGTCGTCGAGCTGGACACCAAGCCGACCGGCACCGTGGTGGTCCTGCTGCCCGATCCGACCGACACGTCGCTGGCCGCGGCCTACGAGGACGTGGTCGGCGACCTGGTCGTGCCCGACCCGCAGGAGGTGCCCGAGCGGGTGCTCACCCGCGCCGGTGCGATGGACCCCGCGGACTTCCTCGCGGCACCGATCTGGCCGCAGCTGCGCGCCGCCCGACGACACGGCACCGACGAGGCCCGACGACGGGTGCGCGAGGCGTACGCCGCGGCCGGTCTCCTCACGAACACTGCGGCGGTGGCCCGATGA
- a CDS encoding response regulator, with protein MGIPIPHEFEGWVLRSLADAIWVVDDAGLTTYADARLGELLALDPATLVGRAAAEVADEAGGAPLTALLADLAAGTEAVEAREADQTGEVACTLRGAAGPVRVVLRPTPLLDDEGRRRGWLLAVAPARPAGTYAEVRRRELRLLEAQRVAEVGSWEWELATGEVSWSDQLFRLMGLAPSAVTPGVEVFLDLIDIEDRGRVADLLYAAAEGQVSEQFDARLPRPGRPPRWIRVRSRVLEERDGVPVRLGGTVQDVTESKEYENGAAFLSVLAPLANSSRTLLEALLAANELVRPVAQWPAVLVGVPDTPEGAAGPEDLTWVDVAWVPLEEGRSRVARELAERVARERRVLTTLAERSGAADGAGAAGSGTRLLAGPVEVRGRLACVLVVDMRAEAEPRPSESAIFGEILRAFTAVAERELSARELAAARDEALGASRAKSEFLATMSHEIRTPLNGVIGLSELLGRTELTTHQRRLAQGIDQAGRTLLSLVNDILDLSKIEAGRLDLEELDFDPRAVLEQSAALVAERAADQGLELLVSSAADTPGLVRGDQVRFGQVVTNLVSNAVKFTSAGEVVVRATGTTGSHGSRVRVEVRDTGIGIAPEVQEHLFEAFSQADSSTTREYGGTGLGLAISERIVSAMGGEIGVESEPGVGSTFWFEVAFEKPLGATPGRDTARENAVAGLRVLVVDDNETNRFILTEQLQAWKVGVRAVDSAYAALVELDAAAGRGTPYDVVLLDYMMPGADGEQLARMVRQERRHDDVRLVLLSSATEPEDRWLTAAGLDAFLSKPVLPTRLLDVLARLGGRLEEEAGTEDVAAAATSETAGVRGRVLVVEDNEVNQLVAEGLLSRLGFEVRVAEHGAAAVAAIAAAPERYDVVLMDCQMPVMDGYDATRAIRAMPGPASRLPIVAMTAAAVAEERDRCLAAGMDDFLAKPVDVGALEAALDRWVPAPGEPLPAVGGSPTGPAAEPVASTGAAERLASLLDNGIPAELVTRMTDRFAQVAERALADLHAAVAAGDTTAVIDAVHGLRGSSGNLGLGEVADQARVLEAAGREGRLPDQASLTDLAAAVARGVEELAVVVDALVPAAPGGVEGP; from the coding sequence ATGGGGATTCCGATACCGCACGAGTTCGAGGGCTGGGTGCTCCGCTCGCTCGCGGACGCCATCTGGGTCGTCGACGACGCCGGACTGACGACGTACGCCGACGCCCGGCTGGGCGAGCTGCTCGCCCTGGACCCCGCCACGCTGGTCGGCCGGGCGGCGGCGGAGGTGGCCGACGAGGCCGGCGGCGCGCCGCTCACCGCGCTGCTCGCGGACCTCGCCGCGGGCACGGAGGCAGTTGAAGCTCGCGAGGCTGACCAGACCGGCGAGGTCGCCTGCACCCTGCGCGGCGCCGCCGGGCCGGTGCGGGTGGTGCTGCGCCCCACGCCGCTGCTCGACGACGAGGGGCGCCGCCGCGGCTGGCTGCTTGCCGTCGCGCCCGCCCGTCCCGCCGGCACCTATGCGGAGGTGCGCCGCCGCGAGCTGCGCCTGCTCGAGGCGCAGCGGGTCGCCGAGGTCGGCAGCTGGGAGTGGGAGCTCGCCACCGGTGAGGTGTCCTGGTCCGACCAGCTCTTCCGGCTGATGGGCCTGGCGCCCTCCGCCGTCACGCCCGGCGTCGAGGTGTTCCTGGACCTCATCGACATCGAGGACCGCGGCCGCGTCGCCGACCTGCTGTACGCCGCCGCCGAGGGCCAGGTCTCCGAGCAGTTCGACGCGCGGCTGCCACGCCCGGGCCGGCCGCCGCGCTGGATCCGGGTGCGCAGCAGGGTCCTGGAGGAGCGCGACGGCGTACCGGTGCGCCTCGGCGGCACCGTCCAGGACGTGACGGAGTCCAAGGAGTACGAGAACGGCGCCGCGTTCCTCAGCGTGCTCGCCCCGCTGGCCAACAGCTCGCGCACGCTCCTAGAGGCGCTGCTGGCCGCCAACGAGCTGGTCCGCCCGGTGGCCCAGTGGCCGGCGGTGCTGGTGGGCGTGCCGGACACCCCCGAGGGGGCCGCCGGGCCCGAGGACCTCACCTGGGTCGACGTGGCCTGGGTGCCGCTGGAGGAGGGCCGCAGCAGGGTCGCCCGGGAGCTCGCCGAGCGGGTCGCGCGCGAGCGGCGGGTGCTCACCACGCTCGCCGAGCGGTCGGGTGCGGCAGACGGGGCGGGGGCGGCCGGGTCTGGGACCCGGCTGCTCGCCGGGCCGGTCGAGGTCCGGGGCCGGCTGGCCTGCGTGCTCGTCGTCGACATGCGCGCGGAGGCCGAGCCGCGCCCCTCCGAGAGCGCGATCTTCGGGGAGATCCTCCGGGCCTTCACCGCGGTCGCCGAGCGCGAGCTGAGTGCCCGCGAGCTCGCCGCCGCGCGCGACGAGGCGCTGGGCGCCTCCCGGGCCAAGTCGGAGTTCCTGGCCACGATGAGCCACGAGATCCGCACCCCGCTCAACGGCGTCATCGGTCTCAGCGAGCTGCTCGGACGCACCGAGCTGACCACCCACCAGCGTCGGCTGGCCCAGGGCATCGACCAGGCCGGTCGCACCCTGCTGTCCCTGGTCAACGACATCCTCGACCTGTCCAAGATCGAGGCCGGCCGCCTCGACCTCGAGGAGCTGGACTTCGACCCCCGCGCGGTCCTCGAGCAGAGCGCCGCGCTCGTGGCCGAGCGTGCCGCCGACCAGGGCCTCGAGCTGCTGGTCTCCAGCGCCGCCGACACCCCCGGGCTGGTCCGCGGCGACCAGGTCCGCTTCGGTCAGGTGGTGACCAACCTGGTCTCCAACGCGGTGAAGTTCACCTCGGCCGGCGAGGTGGTCGTCCGCGCCACCGGGACCACCGGCAGCCACGGCTCCAGGGTCCGCGTCGAGGTGCGCGACACCGGCATCGGCATCGCGCCGGAGGTGCAGGAGCACCTCTTCGAGGCCTTCTCCCAGGCCGACAGCTCCACCACCCGCGAGTACGGCGGCACCGGCCTCGGCCTGGCGATCAGCGAGCGGATCGTCTCGGCGATGGGAGGCGAGATCGGCGTCGAGAGCGAGCCGGGCGTCGGCAGCACCTTCTGGTTCGAGGTCGCCTTCGAGAAGCCGCTGGGCGCCACGCCCGGCCGCGACACCGCCCGCGAGAACGCCGTCGCCGGCCTGCGGGTGCTCGTCGTGGACGACAACGAGACCAACCGGTTCATCCTCACCGAGCAGCTCCAGGCCTGGAAGGTCGGCGTCCGGGCGGTCGACTCGGCGTACGCCGCGCTGGTCGAGCTCGACGCGGCCGCCGGGCGTGGGACGCCGTACGACGTGGTGCTGCTGGACTACATGATGCCCGGCGCCGACGGGGAGCAGCTGGCGCGGATGGTGCGCCAGGAGCGGCGCCACGACGACGTGCGCCTGGTGCTGCTGTCCTCGGCGACGGAGCCTGAGGACCGCTGGCTGACCGCCGCCGGCCTCGACGCGTTCCTGAGCAAGCCGGTGCTGCCGACCCGCCTCCTCGACGTGCTCGCCCGCCTCGGCGGCCGTCTGGAGGAGGAGGCCGGCACCGAGGACGTCGCTGCGGCCGCGACGTCCGAGACCGCCGGCGTGCGCGGCCGGGTGCTGGTCGTCGAGGACAACGAGGTCAACCAGCTGGTGGCCGAGGGGCTGTTGAGCCGGCTCGGCTTCGAGGTCCGTGTCGCCGAGCACGGCGCCGCCGCGGTGGCGGCGATCGCCGCCGCCCCCGAGCGGTACGACGTGGTGCTGATGGACTGCCAGATGCCGGTGATGGACGGGTACGACGCCACCCGCGCCATCCGCGCGATGCCCGGCCCGGCGAGCCGGCTGCCGATCGTCGCGATGACCGCGGCCGCGGTGGCCGAGGAGCGCGACCGCTGCCTGGCGGCCGGGATGGACGACTTCCTCGCCAAGCCGGTCGACGTCGGCGCGCTCGAGGCGGCGCTGGACCGGTGGGTGCCCGCGCCCGGTGAGCCCTTGCCCGCCGTCGGCGGCTCGCCGACCGGGCCGGCGGCCGAGCCGGTCGCCTCCACCGGCGCCGCCGAGCGGCTCGCGTCGCTGCTGGACAACGGGATCCCGGCGGAGCTGGTCACCCGGATGACCGACCGGTTCGCCCAGGTGGCCGAGCGCGCGCTCGCCGACCTGCACGCCGCGGTGGCCGCCGGGGACACCACGGCGGTGATCGACGCCGTGCACGGCCTGCGCGGGTCGTCCGGCAACCTCGGCCTGGGGGAGGTGGCCGACCAGGCGCGCGTGCTGGAGGCCGCCGGGCGCGAGGGGCGGCTGCCCGACCAGGCCTCGCTGACGGACCTGG